From a single Salmo salar chromosome ssa22, Ssal_v3.1, whole genome shotgun sequence genomic region:
- the LOC106582621 gene encoding tumor necrosis factor receptor superfamily member 4 isoform X1 codes for MMILSRSWVLVYLCVFICNGFLNPVEADYKCKKGERRSRSRRNSCEPCPDGNFQAVPNESQQCQPCNSCDENSGSEVISLCTKTSNAICQCRDGFTNSVKDSTICKCAMGSGLDKSGIIHKCRECGHGFFTTKKDSTCAKWRECSSGVKNPGTTTSDVICNEESESDGKTLPSMQPTSPSGSIQTVSKSLIQNESQGSSRHPDVPTVTPALAGPKSSMPDYGKVMPLIGIVLLLTFLLTAVTCNLVIIPCIKNYKNPGVKTAQDSMCRRPVEESGDSSLSSLVKTPSLGEP; via the exons ATGATGATCCTGTCTAGATCCTGGGTGCTCGTCTATTtatgtgtttttatttgtaatggaTTTTTAAATCCTGTGGAGGCTGATTATAAATGCAAAAAAG GTGAGAGGAGAAGCAGGTCTAGAAGAAACAGCTGCGAACCGTGCCCTGACGGGAACTTCCAGGCAGTACCAAATGAATCTCAGCAATGTCAACCCTGCAACTCCTGCGATGAGA ATTCTGGGAGTGAGGTAATATCACTGTGCACAAAGACTTCTAATGCTATATGTCAGTGTCGTGATGGATTCACTAACAGTGTCAAAGACTCTACGATATGCAAGTGTGCCATGGGTTCTGGGTTGGATAAATCAG GTATAATACACAAATGCCGTGAATGTGGGCATGGATTCTTTACCACCAAAAAGGACTCTACGTGTGCGAAATGGCGAGA ATGTAGTAGTGGAGTGAAGAATCCAGGCACTACGACGTCAGATGTAATCTGTAATGAAGAGTCAGAGTCAGACGGGAAGACCCTCCCCTCCATGCAGCCCACTTCCCCCTCTGGCTCTATCCAGACTGTATCTAAGTCCTTGATCCAGAACGAGAGCCAAGGGTCATCTCGTCATCCCGATGTCCCCACTGTAACACCAGCCCTCGCTGGTCCCAAGTCCTCAATGCCAGACTATGGCAAAG TAATGCCACTCATTGGAATTGTCCTGCTGCTTACTTTTCTACTTACCGCTGTGACCTGCAACCTGGTCATCATTCCTTGCATCAAGAACTACAAGAATCCGGGTGTCAAAACAG CCCAGGACTCAATGTGCCGGAGGCCAGTTGAAGAAAGTGGGGACAGCAGTCTCTCTTCCCTGGTGAAAACACCAAGCTTGGGGGAGCCATGA
- the LOC106582621 gene encoding tumor necrosis factor receptor superfamily member 4 isoform X2, producing MMILSRSWVLVYLCVFICNGFLNPVEADYKCKKGERRSRSRRNSCEPCPDGNFQAVPNESQQCQPCNSCDENSGSEVISLCTKTSNAICQCRDGFTNSVKDSTICKCAMGSGLDKSGIIHKCRECGHGFFTTKKDSTCAKWRECSSGVKNPGTTTSDVICNEESESDGKTLPSMQPTSPSGSIQTVSKSLIQNESQGSSRHPDVPTVTPALAGPKSSMPDYGKVMPLIGIVLLLTFLLTAVTCNLVIIPCIKNYKNPGVKTGLNVPEAS from the exons ATGATGATCCTGTCTAGATCCTGGGTGCTCGTCTATTtatgtgtttttatttgtaatggaTTTTTAAATCCTGTGGAGGCTGATTATAAATGCAAAAAAG GTGAGAGGAGAAGCAGGTCTAGAAGAAACAGCTGCGAACCGTGCCCTGACGGGAACTTCCAGGCAGTACCAAATGAATCTCAGCAATGTCAACCCTGCAACTCCTGCGATGAGA ATTCTGGGAGTGAGGTAATATCACTGTGCACAAAGACTTCTAATGCTATATGTCAGTGTCGTGATGGATTCACTAACAGTGTCAAAGACTCTACGATATGCAAGTGTGCCATGGGTTCTGGGTTGGATAAATCAG GTATAATACACAAATGCCGTGAATGTGGGCATGGATTCTTTACCACCAAAAAGGACTCTACGTGTGCGAAATGGCGAGA ATGTAGTAGTGGAGTGAAGAATCCAGGCACTACGACGTCAGATGTAATCTGTAATGAAGAGTCAGAGTCAGACGGGAAGACCCTCCCCTCCATGCAGCCCACTTCCCCCTCTGGCTCTATCCAGACTGTATCTAAGTCCTTGATCCAGAACGAGAGCCAAGGGTCATCTCGTCATCCCGATGTCCCCACTGTAACACCAGCCCTCGCTGGTCCCAAGTCCTCAATGCCAGACTATGGCAAAG TAATGCCACTCATTGGAATTGTCCTGCTGCTTACTTTTCTACTTACCGCTGTGACCTGCAACCTGGTCATCATTCCTTGCATCAAGAACTACAAGAATCCGGGTGTCAAAACAG GACTCAATGTGCCGGAGGCCAGTTGA